A genomic region of Victivallis lenta contains the following coding sequences:
- a CDS encoding type II secretion system F family protein has translation MKQIILYAMIFMAVVLPTLFFTVLSDDKRKKKVKEEKSLPPLLQFSRPPAVFFELLGFGTLFRKLFPEHTRSVQQKLDFAGLRISPGTFYCMQMFLFIFSALLAAGITGMSVDEENRISIPIAGLIAAFVGGSLPGILVGNLAQERQMQILRAIPYSIDLIASAMRGGLDFSAAIRFYVNLGIRSPLVDEYSRMLREMELGVIRTTALQNMAERIKIKEFTSFASAVALGTELGAPLTETMEIQGDEMRKARFALAETKAQRAPSLMLLPMALFILPAVFITILTPVFLKMKEAGVPLF, from the coding sequence ATGAAACAGATCATTCTTTATGCTATGATTTTCATGGCGGTTGTTCTTCCGACTTTGTTCTTTACCGTTCTCAGCGACGATAAAAGAAAAAAGAAAGTGAAAGAGGAAAAATCTTTGCCGCCACTGCTTCAATTCAGCCGTCCTCCGGCGGTTTTTTTTGAGCTTCTCGGATTCGGAACTCTTTTTCGGAAGCTGTTTCCGGAGCATACCCGGTCTGTTCAGCAGAAACTGGATTTTGCCGGTCTGAGAATCTCTCCGGGAACATTTTATTGTATGCAGATGTTCCTGTTTATCTTTTCCGCTCTGCTTGCTGCCGGAATAACAGGCATGTCAGTTGATGAAGAAAACCGGATTTCCATTCCCATTGCGGGATTGATCGCCGCATTCGTGGGTGGAAGTCTGCCGGGCATACTCGTCGGGAATCTGGCACAGGAACGGCAGATGCAGATACTGCGGGCAATTCCCTATTCCATTGATTTGATTGCTTCCGCCATGCGCGGCGGTCTTGATTTTTCGGCAGCCATCCGTTTTTATGTCAATCTCGGCATACGCAGTCCGCTGGTTGATGAATACTCCCGGATGCTTCGGGAAATGGAACTGGGGGTTATCCGGACCACTGCCCTTCAAAATATGGCGGAACGTATTAAAATCAAGGAATTTACATCTTTTGCTTCAGCAGTTGCCCTGGGAACTGAACTGGGGGCTCCGCTGACCGAAACAATGGAAATTCAGGGGGATGAGATGCGGAAAGCCCGTTTTGCGCTTGCGGAAACCAAAGCGCAGCGGGCGCCGTCGCTGATGCTTCTGCCTATGGCTCTGTTCATTCTGCCTGCTGTGTTTATTACGATTTTGACCCCGGTTTTTCTCAAGATGAAAGAAGCTGGAGTCCCATTGTTCTGA
- a CDS encoding type II secretion system F family protein, which translates to MNSISILQRYGIYLLVLVAVVLFVYILISLIQSFSMEHADRKIKEDRSEGVANNIYYFVRRTTLQQIQLSLGILLSGILIAVLIFCQVYEPLIIVPAAAVFFTLGMISPWLYFAAKARKRADLFRNSILDLALGLTSGLRAGQALPQALEVFSRRCEGPMKEELTIVLREYRLGLELSAALQRMYDRIPCEDLQLLIISIRLTTQSGGSMADVLAKITQMIRGRTEFQQKLQALTAQGRFEALAMALAPLLAFLLLFFINNDLMLPMVQTAIGWCAIGIMLTLEVIGYFVIRSIVNIEV; encoded by the coding sequence ATGAACAGTATTTCCATTTTACAGCGTTACGGAATTTATCTGTTGGTGCTTGTCGCAGTGGTTCTGTTCGTTTATATTCTCATTTCCCTGATACAGTCATTCAGCATGGAACATGCGGATCGTAAAATCAAAGAAGACCGTTCGGAGGGCGTTGCAAACAATATTTATTATTTTGTCCGGCGGACAACGCTTCAGCAGATTCAGCTTTCATTGGGAATTCTGCTTTCCGGCATATTGATTGCGGTTCTGATATTCTGTCAGGTTTATGAACCTTTGATTATTGTGCCTGCCGCCGCGGTATTTTTTACACTGGGCATGATTTCGCCGTGGCTGTATTTTGCAGCCAAAGCGCGGAAACGTGCAGATTTATTCCGGAACAGTATTCTTGATCTTGCTTTGGGGCTGACCAGCGGACTGCGGGCAGGACAGGCGCTGCCGCAGGCTTTGGAAGTCTTTTCCAGACGCTGTGAAGGACCAATGAAAGAGGAACTGACGATTGTGCTTCGGGAGTACCGTCTCGGACTTGAACTGTCGGCTGCTTTGCAGCGTATGTATGACCGGATTCCGTGTGAAGATCTCCAGTTGCTGATTATTTCGATCCGTCTGACAACACAGTCGGGCGGCAGTATGGCGGATGTCCTGGCGAAAATCACTCAGATGATCCGGGGACGTACGGAATTTCAGCAGAAACTTCAGGCATTGACGGCGCAGGGACGGTTCGAAGCTCTCGCTATGGCATTGGCTCCGCTGCTGGCGTTCCTGCTCCTGTTTTTCATTAATAACGATTTGATGCTTCCCATGGTGCAGACGGCAATCGGATGGTGTGCCATCGGGATCATGCTGACGCTTGAAGTGATCGGTTATTTTGTGATTCGCAGCATTGTAAATATTGAGGTGTGA
- a CDS encoding ATPase, T2SS/T4P/T4SS family: MTHLKITINGSEQKNIVLDGNTPLVIGRSEFASITLADKKVSRRHAELFSVSDGVYIEDLDSRTGTKVNGEVISGRVRLLPGDHIQVGETDLLFEYSEEVRSFSVPAEKIPPPQRLPQGHKLPIYSEQASLQALYSENMIQLARWVQNRVLELLNMVNSTSQEMTTREMRPKVEEAVEQILREIRHEIPASVNLAQFQQILLDDLIGLGPLSPLLRDASISEIMINGPDNIFVESKGLLYRTAAKFNSESHLQSIIQRIVEPLGRHIDAASPMVDARLEDGSRVNAVIPPLALDGSLVTIRKFASKKLTDEDLVKFGSLTHPMALFLREAVRARRNILVSGGTGSGKTTLLNILSQFIPEKERIITVEDSAELKLSHENLCRLEARPANVEGQGRVTIRDLVINTLRMRPDRIIVGECRGAEALDMLQAMNTGHDGSMTTCHANNPRDALSRLENMVMMAGFELPSAAIREQIASAIHLIVQQTRLADGSRKIVKISEVTGREGNTILLQDIFTFEQEGFDEKFHVIGHYTATGNIPRFIDELRQSGDLELDMSVFVPEG, from the coding sequence ATGACGCATCTGAAGATCACAATAAACGGCAGCGAACAGAAAAATATTGTTCTGGATGGAAATACTCCGCTGGTTATCGGTCGTTCCGAATTTGCTAGTATCACGCTTGCGGATAAAAAGGTTTCGCGGCGCCATGCAGAACTTTTCTCTGTATCAGACGGGGTTTACATAGAAGACCTAGACAGTCGCACTGGAACAAAAGTCAACGGCGAAGTGATTTCCGGTCGGGTCAGGCTTTTACCGGGCGATCATATCCAGGTAGGAGAAACGGACTTGCTGTTTGAATATTCGGAGGAAGTCCGTTCCTTTTCCGTCCCGGCTGAAAAAATCCCCCCCCCCCAGAGGCTGCCGCAAGGTCACAAACTTCCTATTTATAGTGAGCAGGCTTCGCTTCAGGCTCTTTACAGCGAAAATATGATTCAGCTGGCGCGGTGGGTACAGAATCGCGTGCTGGAATTGTTGAATATGGTGAATTCAACGTCTCAGGAAATGACAACTCGTGAAATGCGTCCGAAAGTGGAAGAAGCCGTGGAACAAATCCTCCGTGAGATCCGACATGAAATTCCGGCTTCGGTCAATTTGGCACAGTTCCAGCAGATTCTTCTAGACGATCTGATCGGACTAGGACCGCTTTCTCCATTGTTGCGGGATGCCTCCATTTCGGAAATCATGATCAATGGTCCGGATAATATTTTTGTGGAAAGCAAAGGTCTGCTCTACCGCACGGCTGCAAAATTCAACAGTGAAAGTCATTTACAGTCAATCATTCAGCGTATTGTGGAACCGCTGGGACGTCATATTGATGCAGCATCACCTATGGTGGATGCACGTTTGGAGGACGGTTCCCGTGTGAATGCTGTGATTCCGCCGTTGGCGCTGGATGGCTCCTTGGTTACAATCCGCAAATTTGCCTCTAAAAAACTGACAGATGAAGATTTGGTGAAATTCGGAAGCCTGACGCATCCGATGGCTTTGTTTCTGCGGGAAGCGGTACGCGCGAGACGCAATATTCTGGTTTCCGGTGGCACAGGTTCCGGCAAGACGACATTGCTGAATATTCTTTCCCAGTTCATTCCGGAAAAAGAACGCATTATTACCGTCGAAGATTCTGCGGAGTTGAAACTGAGCCATGAAAATCTCTGCCGCCTAGAAGCCCGTCCGGCGAACGTGGAAGGACAGGGACGCGTTACCATCCGCGATTTGGTCATCAATACACTGAGAATGCGTCCCGACCGGATTATCGTTGGGGAATGCCGCGGTGCAGAAGCTTTGGACATGCTTCAGGCCATGAATACCGGACATGACGGGTCCATGACCACTTGCCACGCGAACAATCCACGCGATGCGCTTTCACGTTTGGAAAACATGGTGATGATGGCTGGCTTTGAACTGCCGTCTGCCGCAATTCGTGAACAGATTGCCTCTGCAATTCATCTGATTGTTCAGCAAACTCGTTTAGCAGACGGATCCCGTAAGATCGTGAAAATTTCTGAAGTGACTGGACGAGAAGGAAATACGATTCTTCTCCAGGATATTTTCACATTTGAACAGGAAGGGTTTGATGAAAAATTTCATGTGATTGGACATTATACCGCAACCGGAAACATTCCCCGGTTCATTGATGAACTGCGCCAGTCGGGGGACTTGGAATTGGATATGTCGGTCTTTGTTCCGGAAGGATAA
- a CDS encoding SAF domain-containing protein, whose protein sequence is MKNIIPLIVSVVLGLAAVYVVSKLLFEKEKTDTEPRISVVVAARDLDAYDELTHGTLTYKDIPQSAVPKNVLLWENVGLAYGQKLPHAVAQDDFIRMTDIRIQTTLGDCTRQGEWTIPVTFTDPALVKMLMPDDEIAIISTYVAKDVAIDKNMAVSDGSAVKIAESRETSVLLPCVRVIGIANERGSFREGGSSSGTVFVSLPPQQAMILIAAQRESELYPVLRKRNDSVALNRKEGGVVNAGTFAKIRQGLAPAELPEVPNKDHR, encoded by the coding sequence ATGAAAAATATCATTCCGTTGATTGTATCTGTTGTTTTGGGGTTAGCTGCGGTTTATGTTGTCAGCAAACTGCTGTTTGAAAAAGAAAAGACTGACACTGAGCCCAGGATATCCGTTGTGGTTGCTGCACGGGATTTGGACGCGTATGACGAATTGACGCATGGAACGCTGACATACAAGGATATTCCACAGTCGGCGGTTCCTAAAAATGTGTTGCTTTGGGAAAATGTGGGGCTGGCATACGGTCAGAAACTTCCTCATGCAGTCGCGCAAGATGATTTCATTCGCATGACCGATATCCGTATTCAGACAACTTTGGGAGACTGTACCCGTCAGGGAGAATGGACAATCCCCGTTACATTTACGGATCCAGCTCTGGTCAAAATGCTTATGCCGGATGATGAAATTGCCATCATATCTACCTATGTGGCGAAAGATGTCGCCATAGACAAGAACATGGCGGTGAGCGACGGTTCTGCGGTGAAGATTGCGGAATCACGTGAAACCTCGGTTTTGTTGCCCTGCGTTCGTGTGATAGGAATAGCCAATGAGCGTGGCTCTTTCCGCGAAGGGGGAAGTTCATCCGGAACGGTTTTTGTTTCATTGCCGCCGCAACAGGCGATGATCCTGATTGCTGCACAGCGGGAATCAGAGCTTTATCCGGTTCTACGAAAACGCAATGATTCCGTTGCCCTGAACCGGAAAGAAGGCGGTGTGGTCAATGCCGGAACGTTTGCAAAAATACGTCAGGGGCTTGCTCCCGCAGAACTGCCGGAAGTCCCCAATAAAGATCATCGGTAA